In Parus major isolate Abel chromosome 3, Parus_major1.1, whole genome shotgun sequence, the following are encoded in one genomic region:
- the RASGRP3 gene encoding ras guanyl-releasing protein 3 isoform X1, whose amino-acid sequence MGSNTLGKAATLDELLNTCIEMFDDKGNPCSSHLPRTFLLMHRWYLPSTELAGKLLSTYRDADGENCNEFRLKICYFMRYWILEFPAEFNLDLGLIRLTEEFQEVASQLGYEDHIHLIDISSIPSYDWMRRVTQRKKISKKGKACLLFDHLEPIELAEHLTFLEHKSFRRISFTDYQSYVIHGCLENNPTLERSIALFNGISKWVQLMVLSKPTPQQRAEVITKFINVAQKLLHLQNFNTLMAVVGGLSHSSISRLKETHSHLSSEVTKDWNEMTELVSSNGNYCNYRKAFADCVGFKIPILGVHLKDLIAVHVIFPDWIDENKVNIVKMQQLSITLSELVSLQTASHHLEPNLDLINLLTLSLDLYHTEDDIYKLSLVLEPRNSKSQPTSPTTPNKPVVPLEWASGVVPKPDPTVINKHIRKLVDSVFRNYDHDHDGYISQEDFESIAANFPFLDSFCVLDKDQDGLISKEEMMAYFLRAKSQFQCKMGPGFIHNFQEMTYLKPTFCEHCAGFLWGIIKQGYKCKDCGANCHKQCRDLLVLACRKFSRGTSVGSNHGSLPSSPSLPPAQDEVFEFPSVAAEHQDLDGRAITLVTGSSRKISVRLQRVTTSQATQTEPLWHEPGWNDSGSHTFPKMKSKFHGKTGKNKGFAKWENEKPSTQADVGLEAEAPQDIEDHNGIETLPERQESEDS is encoded by the exons AGGCTGCAACATTAGATGAGCTTTTGAACACTTGTATTGAAATGTTTG ATGACAAAGGCaacccctgctccagccacttGCCAAGAACCTTTCTTTTAATGCATCGGTGGTATCTGCCTTCAACAGAGCTGGCTGGCAAGCTTCTGTCCAC TTACAGAGATGCCGATGGGGAGAACTGCAATGAATTCAGATTGAAAATCTGCTACTTCATGAG ATACTGGATTTTGGAATTTCCTGCAGAGTTTAACTTGGATCTTGGGCTGATTCGTTTGACTGAAGAGTTTCAAGAAGTAGCCAGCCAGCTTGGATATGAGGATCACATCCATCTTATTGATATCTCCAGCAT TCCTTCCTATGACTGGATGAGAAGAGTtacacagaggaagaagatttccaagaaaggaaaagcctgCCTACTGTTTGACCATCTGGAGCCCATCGAGCTAGCTGAACATCTCACTTTTCTGGAGCACAAATCTTTTAGGAGAATTTCT TTCACAGACTACCAAAGCTATGTGATCCATGGCTGCTTGGAAAACAATCCTACTTTGGAGAGATCTATTGCTCTATTTAATGGTATCTCTAAATGGGTCCAGCTCATGGTTCTCAGCAAACCAACACCCCAGCAAAGAGCAGAAGTAATCACAAAGTTTATCAATGTTGCACAG AAGCTCCTTCACCTCCAGAACTTCAACACACTGATGGCAGTTGTGGGAGGTCTAAGCCACAGCTCTATTTCTCGCCTGAAGGAGACTCATTCTCATCTGTCCTCGGAAGTCACAAAG GACTGGAACGAAATGACAGAGCTGGTCTCTTCCAATGGAAACTACTGCAACTACCGCAAGGCATTTGCTGACTGTGTTGGCTTCAAAATTCCTATTTTAGGAGTCCATTTGAAAGACTTGATTGCTGTCCATGTCATTTTTCCTGATTGGATAGATGAGAACAAAGTTAACATAGtgaaaatgcagcagctttCCATCACCTTGAGTGAACTGGTTTCCCTGCAAACTGCTTCTCATCATTTAGAGCCTAATTTGGATTTAATTAACCTGCTAACC TTGTCCCTGGACCTCTACCACACTGAGGATGATATCTACAAGCTCTCACTGGTGCTGGAGCCAAGGAACTCCAAATCT CAGCCTACCTCCCCGACCACCCCCAACAAGCCAGTAGTGCCACTGGAGTGGGCATCTGGAGTGGTACCTAAGCCTGACCCCACAGTCATCAACAAGCACATACGGAAACTGGTGGAT tcTGTCTTTAGGAACTACGATCATGACCATGATGGTTATATATCTCAGGAAGACTTTGAAAGTATAGCTGCCAACTTCCCCTTCTTGGACTCTTTCTGTGTGCTGGATAAAGACCA AGATGGTCTTATAAGCAAAGAAGAAATGATGGCTTACTTTTTGAGAGCTAAATCGCAGTTTCAGTGTAAAATGGGACCAGGGTTTATTCATAACTTTCAGGAAATGACCTATCTTAAACCAACTTTCTGCGAGCACTGTGCAGGGTTT CTCTGGGGTATAATCAAACAAGGCTACAAATGCAAAG aTTGCGGTGCCAACTGTCACAAGCAATGCAGAGACCTGCTTGTGCTGGCATGCAGGAAATTTTCCAGAGGAACTTCAGTAGGCAGCAACCACGGCTCTCTGCCTAGCAGTCCATCTCTGCCTCCAG CCCAAGATGAAGTATTTGAATTTCCCAGTGTTGCTGCAGAACACCAGGACCTTGATGGCAGAGCTATCACCCTTGTCACTGGCTCTTCACGGAAAATTTCTGTGCGGCTGCAGCGGGTGACCACCAGCCAAGCAACGCAGACAGAGCCACTCTGGCATGAGCCAGGCTGGAATGATTCAGGTTCCCATACTTTCCCCAAAATGAAGTCCAAATTCCACGGAAAAACTGGGAAGAACAAAGGGTTTGCAAAGTGGGAGAATGAAAAGCCCAGCACGCAGGCTGATGTAGGTCTAGAAGCCGAGGCCCCACAAGATATAGAGGATCACAATGGAATAGAAACCCTCCCAGAAAGACAAGAATCTGAG GATAGCTGA
- the RASGRP3 gene encoding ras guanyl-releasing protein 3 isoform X2, with protein MGSNTLGKAATLDELLNTCIEMFDDKGNPCSSHLPRTFLLMHRWYLPSTELAGKLLSTYRDADGENCNEFRLKICYFMRYWILEFPAEFNLDLGLIRLTEEFQEVASQLGYEDHIHLIDISSIPSYDWMRRVTQRKKISKKGKACLLFDHLEPIELAEHLTFLEHKSFRRISFTDYQSYVIHGCLENNPTLERSIALFNGISKWVQLMVLSKPTPQQRAEVITKFINVAQKLLHLQNFNTLMAVVGGLSHSSISRLKETHSHLSSEVTKDWNEMTELVSSNGNYCNYRKAFADCVGFKIPILGVHLKDLIAVHVIFPDWIDENKVNIVKMQQLSITLSELVSLQTASHHLEPNLDLINLLTLSLDLYHTEDDIYKLSLVLEPRNSKSPTSPTTPNKPVVPLEWASGVVPKPDPTVINKHIRKLVDSVFRNYDHDHDGYISQEDFESIAANFPFLDSFCVLDKDQDGLISKEEMMAYFLRAKSQFQCKMGPGFIHNFQEMTYLKPTFCEHCAGFLWGIIKQGYKCKDCGANCHKQCRDLLVLACRKFSRGTSVGSNHGSLPSSPSLPPAQDEVFEFPSVAAEHQDLDGRAITLVTGSSRKISVRLQRVTTSQATQTEPLWHEPGWNDSGSHTFPKMKSKFHGKTGKNKGFAKWENEKPSTQADVGLEAEAPQDIEDHNGIETLPERQESEDS; from the exons AGGCTGCAACATTAGATGAGCTTTTGAACACTTGTATTGAAATGTTTG ATGACAAAGGCaacccctgctccagccacttGCCAAGAACCTTTCTTTTAATGCATCGGTGGTATCTGCCTTCAACAGAGCTGGCTGGCAAGCTTCTGTCCAC TTACAGAGATGCCGATGGGGAGAACTGCAATGAATTCAGATTGAAAATCTGCTACTTCATGAG ATACTGGATTTTGGAATTTCCTGCAGAGTTTAACTTGGATCTTGGGCTGATTCGTTTGACTGAAGAGTTTCAAGAAGTAGCCAGCCAGCTTGGATATGAGGATCACATCCATCTTATTGATATCTCCAGCAT TCCTTCCTATGACTGGATGAGAAGAGTtacacagaggaagaagatttccaagaaaggaaaagcctgCCTACTGTTTGACCATCTGGAGCCCATCGAGCTAGCTGAACATCTCACTTTTCTGGAGCACAAATCTTTTAGGAGAATTTCT TTCACAGACTACCAAAGCTATGTGATCCATGGCTGCTTGGAAAACAATCCTACTTTGGAGAGATCTATTGCTCTATTTAATGGTATCTCTAAATGGGTCCAGCTCATGGTTCTCAGCAAACCAACACCCCAGCAAAGAGCAGAAGTAATCACAAAGTTTATCAATGTTGCACAG AAGCTCCTTCACCTCCAGAACTTCAACACACTGATGGCAGTTGTGGGAGGTCTAAGCCACAGCTCTATTTCTCGCCTGAAGGAGACTCATTCTCATCTGTCCTCGGAAGTCACAAAG GACTGGAACGAAATGACAGAGCTGGTCTCTTCCAATGGAAACTACTGCAACTACCGCAAGGCATTTGCTGACTGTGTTGGCTTCAAAATTCCTATTTTAGGAGTCCATTTGAAAGACTTGATTGCTGTCCATGTCATTTTTCCTGATTGGATAGATGAGAACAAAGTTAACATAGtgaaaatgcagcagctttCCATCACCTTGAGTGAACTGGTTTCCCTGCAAACTGCTTCTCATCATTTAGAGCCTAATTTGGATTTAATTAACCTGCTAACC TTGTCCCTGGACCTCTACCACACTGAGGATGATATCTACAAGCTCTCACTGGTGCTGGAGCCAAGGAACTCCAAATCT CCTACCTCCCCGACCACCCCCAACAAGCCAGTAGTGCCACTGGAGTGGGCATCTGGAGTGGTACCTAAGCCTGACCCCACAGTCATCAACAAGCACATACGGAAACTGGTGGAT tcTGTCTTTAGGAACTACGATCATGACCATGATGGTTATATATCTCAGGAAGACTTTGAAAGTATAGCTGCCAACTTCCCCTTCTTGGACTCTTTCTGTGTGCTGGATAAAGACCA AGATGGTCTTATAAGCAAAGAAGAAATGATGGCTTACTTTTTGAGAGCTAAATCGCAGTTTCAGTGTAAAATGGGACCAGGGTTTATTCATAACTTTCAGGAAATGACCTATCTTAAACCAACTTTCTGCGAGCACTGTGCAGGGTTT CTCTGGGGTATAATCAAACAAGGCTACAAATGCAAAG aTTGCGGTGCCAACTGTCACAAGCAATGCAGAGACCTGCTTGTGCTGGCATGCAGGAAATTTTCCAGAGGAACTTCAGTAGGCAGCAACCACGGCTCTCTGCCTAGCAGTCCATCTCTGCCTCCAG CCCAAGATGAAGTATTTGAATTTCCCAGTGTTGCTGCAGAACACCAGGACCTTGATGGCAGAGCTATCACCCTTGTCACTGGCTCTTCACGGAAAATTTCTGTGCGGCTGCAGCGGGTGACCACCAGCCAAGCAACGCAGACAGAGCCACTCTGGCATGAGCCAGGCTGGAATGATTCAGGTTCCCATACTTTCCCCAAAATGAAGTCCAAATTCCACGGAAAAACTGGGAAGAACAAAGGGTTTGCAAAGTGGGAGAATGAAAAGCCCAGCACGCAGGCTGATGTAGGTCTAGAAGCCGAGGCCCCACAAGATATAGAGGATCACAATGGAATAGAAACCCTCCCAGAAAGACAAGAATCTGAG GATAGCTGA
- the RASGRP3 gene encoding ras guanyl-releasing protein 3 isoform X3 — MHRWYLPSTELAGKLLSTYRDADGENCNEFRLKICYFMRYWILEFPAEFNLDLGLIRLTEEFQEVASQLGYEDHIHLIDISSIPSYDWMRRVTQRKKISKKGKACLLFDHLEPIELAEHLTFLEHKSFRRISFTDYQSYVIHGCLENNPTLERSIALFNGISKWVQLMVLSKPTPQQRAEVITKFINVAQKLLHLQNFNTLMAVVGGLSHSSISRLKETHSHLSSEVTKDWNEMTELVSSNGNYCNYRKAFADCVGFKIPILGVHLKDLIAVHVIFPDWIDENKVNIVKMQQLSITLSELVSLQTASHHLEPNLDLINLLTLSLDLYHTEDDIYKLSLVLEPRNSKSQPTSPTTPNKPVVPLEWASGVVPKPDPTVINKHIRKLVDSVFRNYDHDHDGYISQEDFESIAANFPFLDSFCVLDKDQDGLISKEEMMAYFLRAKSQFQCKMGPGFIHNFQEMTYLKPTFCEHCAGFLWGIIKQGYKCKDCGANCHKQCRDLLVLACRKFSRGTSVGSNHGSLPSSPSLPPAQDEVFEFPSVAAEHQDLDGRAITLVTGSSRKISVRLQRVTTSQATQTEPLWHEPGWNDSGSHTFPKMKSKFHGKTGKNKGFAKWENEKPSTQADVGLEAEAPQDIEDHNGIETLPERQESEDS; from the exons ATGCATCGGTGGTATCTGCCTTCAACAGAGCTGGCTGGCAAGCTTCTGTCCAC TTACAGAGATGCCGATGGGGAGAACTGCAATGAATTCAGATTGAAAATCTGCTACTTCATGAG ATACTGGATTTTGGAATTTCCTGCAGAGTTTAACTTGGATCTTGGGCTGATTCGTTTGACTGAAGAGTTTCAAGAAGTAGCCAGCCAGCTTGGATATGAGGATCACATCCATCTTATTGATATCTCCAGCAT TCCTTCCTATGACTGGATGAGAAGAGTtacacagaggaagaagatttccaagaaaggaaaagcctgCCTACTGTTTGACCATCTGGAGCCCATCGAGCTAGCTGAACATCTCACTTTTCTGGAGCACAAATCTTTTAGGAGAATTTCT TTCACAGACTACCAAAGCTATGTGATCCATGGCTGCTTGGAAAACAATCCTACTTTGGAGAGATCTATTGCTCTATTTAATGGTATCTCTAAATGGGTCCAGCTCATGGTTCTCAGCAAACCAACACCCCAGCAAAGAGCAGAAGTAATCACAAAGTTTATCAATGTTGCACAG AAGCTCCTTCACCTCCAGAACTTCAACACACTGATGGCAGTTGTGGGAGGTCTAAGCCACAGCTCTATTTCTCGCCTGAAGGAGACTCATTCTCATCTGTCCTCGGAAGTCACAAAG GACTGGAACGAAATGACAGAGCTGGTCTCTTCCAATGGAAACTACTGCAACTACCGCAAGGCATTTGCTGACTGTGTTGGCTTCAAAATTCCTATTTTAGGAGTCCATTTGAAAGACTTGATTGCTGTCCATGTCATTTTTCCTGATTGGATAGATGAGAACAAAGTTAACATAGtgaaaatgcagcagctttCCATCACCTTGAGTGAACTGGTTTCCCTGCAAACTGCTTCTCATCATTTAGAGCCTAATTTGGATTTAATTAACCTGCTAACC TTGTCCCTGGACCTCTACCACACTGAGGATGATATCTACAAGCTCTCACTGGTGCTGGAGCCAAGGAACTCCAAATCT CAGCCTACCTCCCCGACCACCCCCAACAAGCCAGTAGTGCCACTGGAGTGGGCATCTGGAGTGGTACCTAAGCCTGACCCCACAGTCATCAACAAGCACATACGGAAACTGGTGGAT tcTGTCTTTAGGAACTACGATCATGACCATGATGGTTATATATCTCAGGAAGACTTTGAAAGTATAGCTGCCAACTTCCCCTTCTTGGACTCTTTCTGTGTGCTGGATAAAGACCA AGATGGTCTTATAAGCAAAGAAGAAATGATGGCTTACTTTTTGAGAGCTAAATCGCAGTTTCAGTGTAAAATGGGACCAGGGTTTATTCATAACTTTCAGGAAATGACCTATCTTAAACCAACTTTCTGCGAGCACTGTGCAGGGTTT CTCTGGGGTATAATCAAACAAGGCTACAAATGCAAAG aTTGCGGTGCCAACTGTCACAAGCAATGCAGAGACCTGCTTGTGCTGGCATGCAGGAAATTTTCCAGAGGAACTTCAGTAGGCAGCAACCACGGCTCTCTGCCTAGCAGTCCATCTCTGCCTCCAG CCCAAGATGAAGTATTTGAATTTCCCAGTGTTGCTGCAGAACACCAGGACCTTGATGGCAGAGCTATCACCCTTGTCACTGGCTCTTCACGGAAAATTTCTGTGCGGCTGCAGCGGGTGACCACCAGCCAAGCAACGCAGACAGAGCCACTCTGGCATGAGCCAGGCTGGAATGATTCAGGTTCCCATACTTTCCCCAAAATGAAGTCCAAATTCCACGGAAAAACTGGGAAGAACAAAGGGTTTGCAAAGTGGGAGAATGAAAAGCCCAGCACGCAGGCTGATGTAGGTCTAGAAGCCGAGGCCCCACAAGATATAGAGGATCACAATGGAATAGAAACCCTCCCAGAAAGACAAGAATCTGAG GATAGCTGA